From a region of the Methanolinea sp. genome:
- a CDS encoding FHA domain-containing protein — translation MPEHQEAGQTIVLDEVPDYFNELSEYLEVLSNSQRLKILKILEKRPRDVRTIASEINTSYENTKKHLDKLIGMGLIRKDVGLGQQTSKGVHPVWKYSLVPGAMEAVIRNLGIFSNMRINIDDADLKKRLDEVREAVEGEITGKKPMVILLGGADDGKLFVLEKEDTRVGRFDPTLPESTDLSADIILPREYSSVSRVSKPHGIFRKEGQNFYFEDRGSSGGSYLNSSELQKRHPAVLHDGDLLELGKGAHGARLLVILP, via the coding sequence ATGCCGGAGCATCAGGAAGCAGGGCAAACAATTGTGCTCGATGAGGTACCTGATTATTTTAATGAACTTTCAGAGTACCTTGAGGTGCTTTCCAACAGCCAGCGCCTCAAGATCCTGAAAATCCTCGAAAAACGACCAAGAGATGTCAGGACGATCGCTTCAGAGATCAACACCAGCTATGAGAATACCAAGAAGCACCTTGATAAACTGATAGGAATGGGCCTGATCAGGAAAGACGTGGGCCTTGGGCAACAGACCTCCAAAGGGGTCCATCCGGTCTGGAAATATTCCCTCGTTCCCGGAGCTATGGAAGCGGTGATCCGGAATCTCGGTATCTTTTCGAACATGCGCATCAATATCGACGATGCCGATCTGAAGAAGAGGCTCGATGAGGTTCGTGAAGCGGTAGAAGGGGAGATCACCGGGAAGAAGCCTATGGTAATTCTCCTCGGGGGAGCCGATGACGGAAAATTATTCGTCCTCGAAAAGGAGGACACCCGTGTAGGACGGTTCGATCCAACCCTGCCCGAATCAACCGATCTTTCGGCTGACATCATCCTCCCCAGGGAGTATTCATCGGTCAGCCGGGTCTCGAAGCCTCATGGCATCTTCAGAAAGGAAGGCCAGAATTTTTATTTTGAGGACCGGGGGAGCAGCGGGGGTTCTTACCTCAACAGCAGCGAGTTGCAGAAGAGGCACCCTGCTGTGCTCCACGACGGCGATCTGCTGGAACTTGGAAAAGGGGCTCATGGTGCACGACTCCTCGTCATCCTTCCCTGA
- a CDS encoding protein kinase: MNSRLIYLLIGFVIFAGMATCVSAAQGYYIIAATAGPGGSIIPSGEFWVREGGTQIFAITPDEGYKIGMVYVDGSPVGPLQVYTFYSVATDHTISVTFTRATGSISVESRPPGASFYIDGTYAGKTRAQGPLIIENVPAGMQSVELRLEGFEVWGQEIQVNDGQTTVIALVSLSPIPTTPSTALPTTSPTTTTPTTTPTTSPTTTTTTRPTTTVTTTQTTSPTTSPTTSPTTTTTTRPTTTVTTTQTTSPTTSPTTSPTTTTTTRPTTTVTTTQTTSPTTSPTTSPTTTTTTRPTTTVTTTQTTSPTTSPTTSPTTTTTTRPTTSPTNSLTTTVTTTPATTTTTLPTTTGTTVSVTTAGTTPMTPVPTTSIPPTTTTRSITPWQTATSPTITTTMTAPEMEETPATTPPPGDMNVTGPALLPWIRGASGFSVLMLMGGLCAGLVLIDLSSRQAPQPVNRSRRAILFLAYLTVIGALVGALVLFSRVLTTLQEIPPFISILIPVCGYLLVSGLALFAGALLSHPLKWTLGGHILISLIAAFTAALTLIGSTPDLRIPVLLSFGAAIIGGFCARWEYVSSTFHDKEGKAPPADRGSDTGPEATFVPSRTSPTTSSSFPTELLDKYLNPELIGMGGIARVFRAESAVSGGIVALKIPVQFNETAGKCFMKEIKAWEDLNHENIVNIHEVNILPVPYVEMEYIGRSLADLEKPLSPEEAARIVRGIAKGLAYAHSQGIIHRDIKPQNILITDSGVPKITDWGMSKVMGAYLPHTITGFSLSYAAPEQISPDKFGDTDQRTDIYQLGVVFYELLTGRLPFTGDDISQVTRQIINGEVPLPSENLPSSCYLDAIVKRCLEKEKDQRFQRAEDLIAAIDQCVSLGMDPGRYEVFED, from the coding sequence ATGAACAGTCGCCTGATTTATCTCCTGATCGGATTTGTCATCTTCGCAGGGATGGCTACCTGCGTTTCTGCGGCTCAGGGTTACTACATCATCGCCGCAACAGCAGGGCCAGGGGGGTCCATCATTCCTTCCGGAGAATTTTGGGTCAGGGAGGGAGGAACACAGATATTTGCGATCACCCCTGATGAAGGCTATAAGATTGGGATGGTTTATGTCGATGGAAGTCCTGTTGGCCCACTCCAGGTGTATACATTTTATTCTGTTGCTACAGACCATACCATCTCCGTTACATTCACCAGGGCTACCGGATCGATTTCGGTTGAGTCCCGGCCTCCCGGGGCGTCTTTTTATATCGATGGGACTTATGCGGGAAAGACCCGGGCGCAGGGGCCCCTTATCATCGAGAATGTTCCCGCAGGGATGCAATCCGTCGAACTCCGGCTGGAAGGATTTGAGGTCTGGGGCCAGGAGATACAGGTTAACGATGGCCAGACAACCGTCATTGCCCTTGTCAGCCTATCCCCCATTCCGACCACGCCTTCTACCGCCCTTCCAACAACCTCGCCCACCACCACCACCCCAACCACTACCCCAACAACCTCCCCCACCACTACCACAACCACCAGACCTACCACCACCGTAACCACTACTCAAACTACCTCCCCAACAACCTCTCCAACTACCTCCCCCACCACTACCACAACCACCAGACCTACCACTACCGTAACCACTACTCAAACTACCTCCCCAACAACCTCTCCAACTACCTCCCCCACCACTACCACAACCACCAGACCTACCACTACCGTAACCACTACTCAAACTACCTCCCCAACAACCTCTCCAACTACCTCCCCCACCACTACCACAACCACCAGACCTACCACTACCGTAACCACTACTCAAACCACCTCCCCAACAACCTCTCCAACTACCTCCCCCACCACTACCACAACCACCAGACCTACCACTTCCCCAACAAATTCGCTCACCACGACGGTAACTACCACGCCTGCCACTACCACAACCACTCTGCCAACTACTACAGGCACAACAGTATCGGTAACCACAGCGGGCACTACACCAATGACCCCTGTGCCAACAACCTCGATACCTCCAACCACAACAACACGTTCGATCACTCCCTGGCAAACAGCGACATCCCCCACTATCACCACTACGATGACGGCGCCAGAAATGGAGGAGACACCTGCAACTACCCCTCCTCCCGGTGATATGAATGTAACCGGCCCGGCTCTCCTTCCATGGATTCGCGGGGCGAGTGGTTTCTCTGTCCTGATGCTGATGGGGGGGCTCTGTGCAGGCCTGGTTTTGATCGACCTCTCCTCGCGCCAGGCACCGCAACCTGTCAATCGTTCCCGGAGGGCGATCCTGTTCCTGGCGTACCTGACGGTCATCGGAGCCCTGGTTGGAGCACTCGTCCTGTTTTCCCGGGTACTTACCACCCTCCAGGAGATCCCTCCCTTTATCAGCATCCTGATCCCTGTATGCGGTTATCTCCTTGTATCGGGGCTTGCCCTCTTTGCCGGCGCACTACTCTCCCATCCGCTGAAGTGGACCCTTGGTGGGCATATCCTGATATCCCTGATCGCCGCGTTCACCGCGGCCCTTACCTTGATCGGTTCAACCCCTGATCTCAGGATTCCGGTCCTCCTCAGCTTCGGGGCTGCAATCATCGGCGGTTTTTGTGCACGCTGGGAGTATGTTTCCTCCACATTTCATGATAAAGAGGGGAAAGCGCCTCCTGCAGATCGAGGGAGTGATACAGGTCCTGAGGCAACATTCGTCCCCTCCAGGACAAGCCCGACAACCTCCTCATCATTTCCAACCGAGCTTCTCGATAAGTATCTCAACCCGGAACTCATCGGGATGGGGGGTATTGCCAGGGTATTCCGCGCAGAGAGCGCCGTGTCAGGGGGAATTGTTGCCCTGAAGATTCCCGTTCAGTTCAATGAGACCGCCGGGAAATGCTTCATGAAGGAGATCAAAGCCTGGGAGGATCTCAACCATGAAAATATTGTGAACATCCACGAAGTGAACATCCTGCCGGTCCCGTATGTCGAGATGGAATATATCGGGCGGTCACTCGCCGACCTCGAAAAACCGCTTTCTCCCGAAGAAGCAGCCCGGATTGTGCGGGGAATTGCAAAAGGACTTGCGTATGCTCATTCGCAGGGAATTATTCACCGGGACATAAAGCCACAGAATATTCTCATTACGGATTCAGGCGTTCCGAAAATTACCGACTGGGGGATGAGTAAGGTGATGGGGGCCTATCTTCCCCATACCATTACCGGATTCTCTCTTTCATACGCGGCTCCCGAACAGATTTCACCGGATAAATTTGGCGACACCGATCAACGGACCGATATTTATCAGCTCGGGGTCGTCTTCTATGAACTGCTGACTGGCAGGCTCCCATTCACCGGTGATGATATCTCTCAGGTAACAAGGCAGATCATCAACGGTGAGGTTCCACTCCCTTCAGAAAACCTTCCATCCAGCTGTTACCTAGATGCAATCGTGAAGCGGTGCCTTGAAAAGGAGAAAGATCAGCGCTTCCAGCGGGCAGAGGATCTTATTGCCGCCATTGACCAGTGTGTGTCCCTGGGAATGGATCCGGGACGATACGAGGTATTCGAAGATTAA
- a CDS encoding acetate--CoA ligase family protein encodes MAKRELLTEDEGYRMLARFGIPVPAFEVVTTAEEAALAAGRMGFPVVMKVVSPHIVHKSDVGGVITSITGEHEAREAFDRIMEQVVTHLPEGRVKGVIVESELPRGLELFIGGKTDPAFGRVLSFGLGGTAIEIFRDFSLRVLPAGRKELVSMVRETRGYPLIAGYRNYPPLDEEELIRCLAGAAALFEQGEGVVEFDINPLILYNKGACAVDARVYREEVSAGATRQRHEFEPSLLSPESIAVIGASADPGKIGYAVFRNLLTFPGRLYPVNPSHDMMQGKKAYPSVLAIPEQVDMAVIAVPARFVPGIMEDLGTRGTKIAVIISSGFRETGEKGRLLEQEILARARKFGIRIIGPNCLGVILPHRTLNTTFDPTDPRQGHIAFISQSGAIITTVTDWSVPEEIGFSAIVSLGNQLDLDVVDFMRFAEKDSETRAVILYIEEIRDGAGFLSAVRDISPKKPVIVLKSGSSAIGRKAAMSHTGSLAGDFEVYRAAFIQAGAIPVYSLREAFDVAELMVSQGYPEGSRAIVITTAGGFAVLASDYAERFGVNLPPLPPSLIKDLDSFLPPFWNRANPMDIIDDGGVERFARVLDTLLLHEEAFDIAIVIAVPSAVLDPTLLAREIARFSENTRKMTIGCLLGGDTMKGGMRVLRHHRIPNYGDIENALRAAGRSIRISGRKRIRDDDLAG; translated from the coding sequence ATGGCTAAGCGGGAATTGCTGACCGAAGATGAAGGGTACAGGATGCTGGCCAGGTTCGGCATCCCGGTCCCTGCCTTCGAGGTGGTGACTACTGCGGAGGAGGCAGCCCTTGCGGCAGGACGCATGGGATTCCCTGTCGTGATGAAGGTTGTCTCACCCCATATTGTTCATAAGAGTGATGTGGGAGGTGTAATCACCTCCATCACCGGTGAGCACGAGGCGAGGGAAGCCTTTGACCGGATCATGGAACAGGTTGTGACACACCTTCCTGAAGGCAGAGTGAAGGGTGTTATTGTTGAATCCGAGCTCCCTCGTGGTCTTGAGTTGTTCATTGGCGGAAAGACCGATCCCGCCTTCGGACGGGTCCTCTCTTTTGGTCTCGGAGGAACCGCGATAGAGATCTTCCGAGATTTTTCCCTGCGGGTGCTTCCGGCAGGAAGGAAGGAGCTGGTTTCCATGGTCAGGGAGACGAGAGGTTATCCACTCATCGCAGGGTACAGGAATTACCCGCCACTTGACGAAGAGGAATTGATACGCTGCCTTGCTGGGGCAGCCGCGCTCTTTGAACAGGGTGAAGGTGTTGTGGAATTCGACATCAATCCCCTCATACTCTACAATAAAGGCGCTTGCGCGGTAGATGCCCGGGTTTACCGGGAAGAGGTTTCTGCCGGGGCAACTAGGCAGCGACATGAATTTGAGCCCTCGCTGCTCTCTCCGGAATCTATCGCTGTTATCGGCGCATCTGCCGATCCCGGCAAGATCGGGTATGCAGTATTCAGGAACCTTCTCACCTTCCCCGGAAGGCTCTACCCGGTAAACCCCTCCCACGATATGATGCAGGGGAAGAAAGCCTATCCGTCGGTCCTGGCAATCCCCGAACAGGTGGATATGGCGGTTATCGCCGTCCCGGCCAGGTTTGTTCCGGGCATCATGGAAGATCTTGGAACGCGGGGGACAAAGATTGCCGTTATCATCTCTTCCGGGTTCCGCGAGACGGGGGAGAAAGGTCGGCTTCTTGAACAGGAAATACTGGCGCGCGCACGAAAATTCGGGATACGCATCATCGGTCCGAATTGCCTGGGGGTGATCCTCCCCCACCGGACACTTAACACGACCTTCGATCCTACGGATCCAAGGCAGGGGCATATTGCCTTCATCTCACAGAGCGGGGCAATTATTACAACGGTCACCGATTGGAGCGTCCCTGAAGAGATCGGGTTTTCAGCTATCGTGAGCCTTGGAAACCAGCTTGACCTTGACGTTGTAGATTTCATGAGGTTTGCGGAAAAAGATAGTGAGACAAGAGCCGTCATCCTCTACATTGAAGAGATACGGGACGGCGCCGGGTTTCTATCCGCTGTCCGCGATATCAGTCCAAAAAAACCGGTAATCGTACTCAAGTCAGGATCTTCTGCCATAGGCAGGAAGGCAGCTATGTCCCATACCGGGTCTCTTGCCGGAGATTTTGAAGTGTACCGGGCAGCATTTATCCAGGCCGGAGCAATTCCCGTGTACTCCCTTCGTGAAGCATTTGATGTCGCCGAACTGATGGTATCCCAGGGTTATCCTGAAGGCTCCCGGGCCATCGTGATAACGACAGCCGGAGGTTTTGCGGTGCTTGCATCAGACTATGCGGAGCGTTTCGGTGTGAACCTTCCCCCACTTCCGCCATCTCTCATCAAAGATCTCGATTCGTTTCTCCCGCCCTTCTGGAACCGGGCAAATCCCATGGATATCATCGATGACGGCGGTGTAGAACGGTTTGCCCGGGTTCTCGATACCCTTCTCCTGCACGAAGAAGCGTTTGACATTGCCATCGTTATCGCAGTACCCTCTGCCGTGCTCGATCCAACTCTCCTCGCCCGCGAGATCGCCCGTTTCTCGGAAAACACAAGAAAGATGACTATTGGCTGCCTGCTTGGGGGCGACACCATGAAGGGTGGTATGCGGGTGCTCCGGCATCACCGGATCCCTAACTATGGCGATATCGAGAATGCCCTCCGGGCTGCAGGTCGCAGTATAAGGATCTCCGGCCGGAAGAGGATCCGGGATGACGATCTGGCCGGATAA
- a CDS encoding class I SAM-dependent methyltransferase — protein sequence MTAAGWRETLMDFCASREEFLLSDYAARIHSDYKLPELLIMLLPLLSLHRLGWEKTAAKDFRIFSIPRPEPLTLQKEPLKNMEAYLSHGEFDEELQSLIEQFIGQVTGKAWDDPVVLERIRSAIMQQKGQYWKEGRARKIGYRKGYAVLAYLSYHAPVYIVQSLHLLLMLARDGLLPSRARILDAGTGPGALPLAATMFARMFPAFSAEIFAVERADSFMEAYRFIVPRYASGISSLTIHPPLQADIRDAASLPLPSSLDLIVLQNVLNEIPGRSAEKAAVITAFSRLLAPDGSLLIVEPADRENSTRLRISVASALSEGLHIHSPCTVLRQRRCYPERCWSFIGQPPLRPTRLMLRLSGERETYRFQNIDIKYSYAVMVRDDRKRHPFILPKDAPYLPFSSLSRHTGKRVNVVGTVMSGNIGDGETHVFLLCDGTQSIPVYAVLPRYHLTSENRYLLTAPYSSVIELRQVLVRFNENHQAHNLLVSRRTRIRPVERECGEPIQ from the coding sequence ATGACCGCGGCAGGATGGCGGGAGACCCTCATGGATTTTTGTGCCTCACGGGAGGAGTTCCTCTTGAGCGATTACGCTGCCCGGATTCATTCCGATTACAAGCTTCCGGAACTGCTTATCATGCTCCTCCCTCTTCTCTCCCTTCATCGCCTTGGCTGGGAGAAAACAGCGGCTAAGGATTTCCGTATATTCTCCATCCCCCGGCCGGAACCCCTAACCCTTCAAAAAGAACCGCTCAAGAATATGGAGGCATATCTGTCACATGGGGAATTTGACGAGGAACTGCAAAGCCTTATCGAACAGTTTATCGGGCAGGTTACCGGTAAAGCCTGGGATGACCCGGTGGTTCTTGAAAGGATCAGATCGGCTATCATGCAGCAAAAAGGACAATACTGGAAAGAGGGGCGGGCCCGGAAAATCGGCTACAGAAAGGGCTACGCGGTGCTCGCCTACCTTTCATACCATGCACCGGTATACATTGTCCAGTCTCTTCACCTCCTCCTGATGCTTGCCCGTGACGGGCTCCTTCCTTCCCGCGCACGGATCCTTGATGCCGGGACCGGCCCCGGTGCACTCCCGCTTGCAGCCACCATGTTTGCCAGAATGTTTCCTGCATTCTCGGCTGAGATATTCGCTGTCGAACGCGCGGATTCTTTCATGGAGGCCTACCGGTTCATCGTCCCTCGCTATGCATCGGGAATATCCTCCCTCACCATCCACCCCCCTCTCCAGGCGGACATCCGTGATGCTGCCTCCCTCCCCCTACCCTCATCCCTCGACCTCATTGTCCTGCAGAATGTCCTAAACGAGATTCCCGGGAGAAGTGCAGAGAAAGCGGCGGTTATCACCGCATTCTCGCGGCTCCTTGCCCCGGACGGATCACTGCTCATTGTGGAACCTGCCGACCGGGAAAACTCGACACGGTTACGGATCTCCGTCGCTTCCGCACTGTCAGAGGGTCTCCACATCCACAGCCCCTGTACAGTTCTCCGACAACGGCGGTGCTATCCCGAAAGGTGCTGGAGTTTCATTGGGCAGCCGCCACTTCGGCCGACACGGCTGATGCTCCGGCTTTCCGGTGAGCGGGAAACCTACCGGTTTCAGAACATTGATATCAAATACAGCTATGCGGTCATGGTCCGGGATGACCGGAAGAGGCATCCCTTTATCCTGCCGAAGGATGCCCCCTATCTTCCGTTCTCTTCACTCTCGCGGCACACCGGAAAACGGGTGAACGTGGTTGGTACGGTCATGTCCGGCAACATCGGTGATGGGGAGACCCATGTTTTTCTCCTCTGCGACGGAACCCAGAGCATACCGGTATATGCTGTCCTGCCCAGATATCACCTCACCTCTGAAAACCGGTATCTCCTCACCGCTCCTTATTCATCGGTTATCGAACTCCGCCAGGTACTGGTACGGTTTAACGAGAACCACCAGGCCCATAATCTCCTCGTCTCGCGGCGAACCAGGATCCGCCCTGTGGAGCGGGAGTGCGGAGAGCCTATCCAATAG
- the pyrB gene encoding aspartate carbamoyltransferase, with product MNHIISIRDLSRTEIDRLIDEASRIQSSVSIDQSLKGKILALLFFEPSTRTRMSFEAAMARMGGTSIGLDNVEASSMAKGETLADTIRVVSGYADTIVLRHPKEGAARLASEFASVPVINAGDGAGQHPSQTLLDLYTIRQSMPLEGITVGLLGDLRYGRTAHSLAYALSLYGATLHTISPKGLELPGSITDELRENGAGIVEHRDISEIIKELDVLYVTRIQRERFPDSASYFKVASSYRVTTELLDGVRENLIVLHPLPRLDEIDPGVDQLPFARYFEQSRNGIPVRMAMLRKVMG from the coding sequence ATGAACCATATCATATCCATCCGTGATCTGAGCCGGACCGAAATCGATCGCCTGATCGACGAGGCCTCCCGCATCCAGTCGTCCGTATCCATTGACCAGAGTCTGAAAGGGAAGATTCTCGCACTCCTCTTCTTTGAACCAAGTACCCGCACCCGGATGTCCTTCGAAGCGGCGATGGCACGCATGGGAGGAACGTCTATCGGTCTTGACAACGTAGAGGCCAGTTCTATGGCAAAGGGAGAGACGCTTGCCGACACGATCAGGGTTGTGAGCGGGTATGCCGATACCATCGTGCTCCGGCACCCGAAGGAAGGGGCTGCCAGACTTGCAAGCGAATTCGCAAGCGTTCCTGTTATTAATGCCGGAGATGGAGCTGGGCAGCATCCGTCCCAGACTCTTCTCGACCTGTATACCATACGGCAATCAATGCCTCTTGAGGGGATAACAGTCGGACTTCTCGGCGATCTCCGGTATGGCCGCACTGCCCATTCTCTTGCATATGCCCTCTCGCTCTATGGTGCCACACTCCATACTATCTCTCCCAAAGGACTGGAACTCCCTGGGTCCATTACCGATGAACTCCGGGAAAATGGCGCCGGGATTGTTGAACACCGTGATATATCCGAAATCATCAAGGAACTCGATGTCCTCTACGTGACCAGGATTCAACGGGAGCGGTTTCCTGATTCTGCATCGTATTTCAAGGTCGCTTCGAGTTACAGGGTGACCACCGAACTCCTGGATGGCGTGCGGGAGAACCTCATCGTGCTCCATCCACTCCCCCGGCTCGATGAGATAGATCCCGGTGTCGACCAGCTTCCGTTTGCACGGTATTTCGAACAGTCCCGCAATGGGATTCCTGTCCGGATGGCAATGCTCAGGAAGGTGATGGGCTGA
- a CDS encoding aspartate carbamoyltransferase regulatory subunit produces MKRDARDGLLINPIRDGTVIDHITGGEALNVLKIIGITGTTTESISVATNVKSGKMGRKDIVKIENRELVKEEVNRIALIAPNASINIIRNYKVYEKKGVEIPRVLAGVVRCPNPGCISNTNEPIDSKFEVLPKGLHCLYCDWIITKDITSHLI; encoded by the coding sequence ATGAAACGGGATGCGCGGGATGGTCTGCTCATCAACCCCATTCGTGACGGTACAGTGATCGACCATATCACAGGGGGTGAGGCACTGAACGTGCTCAAAATCATCGGGATTACAGGTACAACCACGGAATCCATCTCTGTGGCAACAAATGTAAAATCCGGAAAGATGGGGCGGAAGGATATCGTGAAGATCGAGAACCGGGAGCTTGTCAAGGAAGAGGTAAACAGGATCGCACTCATCGCCCCGAATGCTTCGATCAACATTATCCGAAACTACAAAGTCTATGAGAAGAAGGGGGTAGAGATACCCCGCGTTCTCGCTGGAGTGGTCCGGTGCCCGAATCCCGGATGCATCTCAAACACGAACGAGCCTATCGATTCCAAGTTCGAAGTGCTCCCAAAAGGGCTCCATTGCCTCTATTGCGATTGGATCATAACAAAGGATATTACAAGCCACCTCATCTGA
- a CDS encoding tetratricopeptide repeat protein translates to MKRSLITAFVLISLIFCTAASADNLVAIEYYNRGVDLAYEGNHPEALASINRALEENSNFTLALATKAGILNALGQYREAIDVADRALAIDPGEAAAWNNKAFALNQLGRYEDALNAADAAVSLDPDMTEGWVNKGSSLIGIGSYEEALAASEEALSRDPTSSQAAQNRDIATRFLSPTPTVAAVEGWVLIPGAILAGILLKLTGTRKRK, encoded by the coding sequence ATGAAACGCTCCTTGATTACCGCATTTGTCCTTATCAGCCTTATTTTCTGTACCGCAGCCAGTGCAGACAACCTGGTTGCAATCGAGTACTACAACAGGGGAGTCGACCTTGCATATGAAGGTAACCACCCTGAAGCTCTCGCCTCAATCAACCGGGCACTGGAAGAGAATAGCAATTTCACCCTTGCACTGGCAACGAAAGCAGGTATATTGAATGCGCTCGGGCAGTATAGAGAAGCGATCGATGTTGCCGACAGGGCGCTTGCCATCGATCCGGGTGAAGCGGCTGCATGGAACAACAAGGCCTTCGCACTGAACCAGCTTGGCCGCTATGAGGATGCCCTCAACGCGGCTGATGCCGCTGTATCCCTCGACCCTGACATGACCGAGGGATGGGTGAACAAAGGCAGCTCTTTGATCGGAATTGGCAGCTATGAGGAGGCACTCGCTGCCTCTGAGGAGGCACTTTCCCGTGATCCAACTTCCTCCCAGGCTGCACAGAACCGTGATATCGCAACCCGTTTTCTCTCCCCAACCCCGACAGTGGCAGCGGTGGAGGGATGGGTGTTGATTCCAGGAGCTATCCTTGCCGGGATTCTGCTAAAATTGACAGGAACCAGGAAGAGGAAGTGA
- a CDS encoding phosphopantetheine adenylyltransferase, which yields MKVMVGGTFDPFHDGHKRLISRSFELAGNSGKIIIGLTTDAFAQRKIHPVREYMQRKKGLDEFIRHQGFTAEYTIEPLNDRFGSAVDEDFDALVVSEETLPIAHEINMLRKNRGKRKVDIHQISCVLAEDGRWISSTRIYRGEIDVHGRLLHSES from the coding sequence ATGAAGGTTATGGTCGGGGGTACCTTCGATCCTTTCCACGACGGACACAAACGCCTGATCTCCCGCTCATTCGAGCTTGCTGGGAACAGCGGGAAGATAATCATAGGTCTGACAACCGATGCCTTTGCCCAACGGAAAATTCACCCCGTCCGGGAATACATGCAGCGAAAGAAGGGCCTCGATGAATTCATCCGGCACCAGGGATTTACGGCCGAGTATACCATCGAACCGCTCAATGACCGGTTCGGGAGCGCTGTTGATGAGGACTTTGACGCGCTGGTGGTCAGCGAAGAAACGCTTCCGATTGCCCACGAAATAAATATGCTCAGGAAAAACCGGGGAAAACGCAAAGTGGACATCCACCAGATCAGCTGCGTCCTGGCCGAGGACGGGAGGTGGATATCAAGTACCAGAATCTACCGGGGTGAAATTGATGTTCATGGTCGCCTTCTGCATAGCGAGAGCTGA
- a CDS encoding gamma carbonic anhydrase family protein yields the protein MAVDSGRNTGAFIAENATVRGDVTLGEEVSIWFGAVVRADKDRIVIGDRSNVQDNAVLHTSAGYPVLMGTDVSVGHGAILHGCTISDRVLVGMGAIVLNGAVIGEDSLLGAGTVVTEGTKIPPGSVVIGVPGRVVKEVSPDQRNHILENARNYWNLARSYRHG from the coding sequence ATGGCTGTTGATAGCGGGCGGAACACCGGGGCTTTTATTGCAGAAAATGCAACCGTTCGCGGTGACGTGACCCTTGGAGAGGAGGTGAGTATCTGGTTCGGTGCGGTGGTCAGGGCGGATAAGGACCGCATCGTTATCGGTGATAGGTCAAATGTTCAGGATAACGCCGTATTGCATACCAGCGCAGGATATCCGGTCCTTATGGGTACTGATGTTTCGGTGGGTCATGGAGCAATACTGCACGGATGCACTATTTCCGACCGGGTTCTGGTCGGCATGGGCGCAATTGTGTTGAATGGTGCCGTTATCGGAGAGGATTCACTGCTCGGTGCAGGAACAGTCGTAACCGAAGGTACAAAGATCCCGCCCGGCTCAGTGGTCATCGGTGTCCCGGGGAGGGTTGTCAAGGAGGTATCGCCGGATCAGCGAAACCATATCCTTGAAAATGCACGGAATTACTGGAACCTTGCAAGGAGCTACCGGCATGGGTGA